The following are encoded together in the Citrus sinensis cultivar Valencia sweet orange chromosome 1, DVS_A1.0, whole genome shotgun sequence genome:
- the LOC102611571 gene encoding potassium channel AKT1 isoform X1, with product MASHQRNRGSGFKVSVCGQEEIEQLSRDGSHYSLSTGVLPSLGARSNRRVKLRRFIVSPYDRRYRVWETYLVLLVIYTAWASPFEFGFLRKPQRPLSVIDNVVNGFFAVDIILTFFVAYLDKATYLLVDCPKQIAWKYASSWLVFDVISTIPSELAQKISPKPLQSYGLFNMLRLWRLRRVSALFSRLEKDRNYNYFWVRCCKLIFVTLFAVHCAGCFYYLLAARYHNPERTWIGASLGQNFLEKSLWIRYVTSMYWSITTLTTVGYGDLHPVNTREMVFDILFMLFNLGLTAYLIGNMTNLVVHGTSRTRKFRDTIQAASSFAQRNQLPIRLQDQMLAHLCLKFRTDSEGLQQQETLDSLPKAIRSSISHYLFYSLMDKVYLFRGVSNDLLFQLVSEMKAEYFPPKEDVILQNEAPTDFYILVTGAVDLLVLKNGVEQVVGEAKTGEICGEIGVLCYRPQLFTVRTKRLSQLLRLNRTTFLNIVQANVGDGTIIMNNLLQHLKDLKDPIMEGVLLETENMLARGRMDLPLSLCFAALRGDDLLLHQLLKRGLDPNESDNNGRTALVCLTHFNSEFFSIPISCNNVIKFLLFNLFYFKQHIAASKGSENCVLLLLDYEADPNSIDSDGNVPLWEAMLGGHENVIKLLMENHADINSGDVGHFACTAAEQNNLELLKEIVCYGGDVTRQRNNGSTALHVAVCEDNVEIVRFLLDQKADVDKPDVHGWTPRDLADQQGHEEIKCIFQSCKETKAQSIISVAERPQQEVHYLGRFTSEPAIRPITHEVSFEGVDGSGSQNHSRRRTNNFHNSLFGIMSAAHNVEKDILFPPQHTKVFKAPGINSARVTIGCPEKGEVAGKLVLLPSTFQELLDIGEKKFGISPAKVLNKGGAEVEDIEVIRDGDHLVFVSDGGQNTSNQ from the exons atggcGAGCCATCAACGAAACAGAGGAAGCGGGTTCAAGGTGTCCGTTTGCGGGCAAGAAGAGATAGAGCAGTTGTCAAGAGACGGCAGTCATTACAGTCTCTCTACCGGGGTTCTTCCTTCGCTCGGTGCAAGAAGCAACCGTAGAGTCAAGCTCAGGAGATTCATTGTTTCCCCTTATGATCGTCGTTACAG ggTTTGGGAGACTTATCTTGTGCTTCTGGTCATCTACACAGCTTGGGCTTCACCATTCGAATTTGGATTCCTTAGGAAGCCCCAGCGACCACTTTCCGTCATTGATAATGTTGTGAATGGATTCTTTGCTGTTGATATCATTCTCACTTTCTTTGTGGCTTACCTCGACAAAGCCACCTACCTACTGGTTGACTGTCCAAAGCAGATTGCTTGGAAGTATGCAAGTTCCTGGTTGGTCTTTGATGTCATATCCACAATCCCATCTGAACTTGCTCAGAAGATTTCACCTAAACCGCTCCAGTCTTATGGCTTATTCAACATGCTTCGCCTTTGGCGTCTCAGAAGAGTTAGTGCTTTATTCTCCAG ATTGGAGAAAGATAGGAACTACAATTATTTTTGGGTTCGATGCTGTAAACTTATTTTT GTCACCCTTTTTGCTGTTCACTGTGCTGGATGCTTCTATTATCTTCTGGCTGCTCGTTATCACAACCCCGAGAGAACCTGGATTGGAGCGTCGTTGGGACAAAACTTCCTTGAAAAGAGCCTTTGGATTCGCTATGTGACTTCAATGTACTGGTCTATCACTACGCTAACAACTGTTGGCTATGGTGACCTGCATCCTGTGAATACGAGGGAGATGGTCtttgacattttatttatgcTCTTCAACCTTGGATTGACAGCGTATCTGATTGGTAACATGACCAACTTGGTTGTCCATGGAACTAGCCGAACTAGAAAATTT AGGGACACCATACAAGCTGCCTCAAGTTTTGCTCAGAGGAATCAATTGCCCATTCGTCTGCAAGATCAGATGCTGGCACATTTGTGTTTGAAGTTCAGGACAGATTCGGAGGGACTACAGCAGCAAGAGACTCTTGATTCTCTTCCTAAAGCCATTCGATCTAGCATTTCACACTATCTTTTCTACTCTCTCATGGATAAGGTGTATTTGTTTCGAGGGGTTTCTAATGACCTGCTTTTCCAGCTG gtCTCAGAGATGAAAGCTGAATATTTTCCTCCAAAAGAAGATGTGATTTTGCAGAATGAAGCACCGACAGACTTCTACATTCTTGTGACTGGTGCAgtg GATCTATTGGTCCTCAAGAATGGAGTTGAACAG GTTGTTGGAGAGGCAAAAACTGGTGAAATTTGTGGAGAGATTGGAGTACTATGCTATAGACCACAACTGTTTACTGTGCGGACCAAGCGATTGAGCCAGCTACTACGTCTGAACCGTACCACATTCTTGAATATTGTTCAGGCCAATGTAGGAGATGGGACCATAATCATGAATAATCTCCTTCAG CATTTAAAAGACCTCAAGGATCCTATTATGGAGGGAGTTTTGTTGGAGACAGAGAACATGCTAGCTCGTGGAAGAATGGACCTACCTCTCAGTCTATGTTTTGCTGCACTTAGAGGAGATGATTTATTGTTGCATCAGTTGTTGAAACGGGGCCTTGATCCTAATGAATCAGACAACAATGGAAGAACAGCCCTGGTTTGTTTAACTCATTTTAACtctgaatttttttcaataccaatttctTGTAACAATGTGATTAAATTCctcctttttaatttgttctatTTCAAACAGCATATAGCAGCATCCAAAGGAAGTGAGAATTGTGTCCTTCTCCTACTGGATTATGAAGCAGATCCTAATAGTATAG ACTCGGATGGGAATGTACCTCTATGGGAGGCGATGCTGGGTGGTCACGAAAACGTGATCAAACTGCTGATGGAAAATCATGCAGACATCAACTCTGGAGATGTGGGACACTTCGCATGCACTGCTGCTGAGCAGAACAACTTGGAGTTGCTTAAGGAAATTGTTTGTTATGGGGGGGATGTCACACGTCAAAGGAACAATGGTTCCACAGCTCTTCATGTTGCAGTTTGTGAAGACAATGTTGAAATAGTCAGATTCCTCTTAGATCAAAAGGCTGATGTTGATAAACCAGATGTCCATGGTTGGACGCCAAGGGATCTAGCTGATCAACAAGGacatgaagaaataaaatgcaTTTTCCAATCTTGTAAAGAGACGAAAGCTCAATCTATCATTTCAGTTGCTGAGAGGCCGCAGCAAGAAGTTCACTACCTTGGGAGGTTCACAAGTGAGCCGGCTATACGTCCGATAACCCATGAAGTCTCTTTCGAAGGTGTAGATGGGTCAGGGAGCCAAAACCATTCAAGGCGTAGGACTAATAACTTCCACAATTCACTATTTGGAATAATGTCTGCCGCCCACAATGTGGAAAAAGATATACTGTTTCCGCCTCAGCACACAAAAGTATTCAAAGCTCCTGGCATTAACTCTGCTAGAGTGACAATCGGTTGTCCAGAAAAGGGAGAAGTTGCAGGGAAGCTTGTGCTGCTTCCCTCTACCTTTCAAGAGCTACTTGACATTGGTGAAAAGAAATTTGGAATCTCGCCTGctaaagttttaaacaaaGGTGGAGCTGAAGTTGAAGATATTGAAGTGATTAGAGACGGTGACCATCTTGTTTTTGTCAGCGATGGTGGCCAAAACACCTCGAACCAGTAG
- the LOC102611571 gene encoding potassium channel AKT1 isoform X2, with protein MASHQRNRGSGFKVSVCGQEEIEQLSRDGSHYSLSTGVLPSLGARSNRRVKLRRFIVSPYDRRYRVWETYLVLLVIYTAWASPFEFGFLRKPQRPLSVIDNVVNGFFAVDIILTFFVAYLDKATYLLVDCPKQIAWKYASSWLVFDVISTIPSELAQKISPKPLQSYGLFNMLRLWRLRRVSALFSRLEKDRNYNYFWVRCCKLIFVTLFAVHCAGCFYYLLAARYHNPERTWIGASLGQNFLEKSLWIRYVTSMYWSITTLTTVGYGDLHPVNTREMVFDILFMLFNLGLTAYLIGNMTNLVVHGTSRTRKFRDTIQAASSFAQRNQLPIRLQDQMLAHLCLKFRTDSEGLQQQETLDSLPKAIRSSISHYLFYSLMDKVYLFRGVSNDLLFQLVSEMKAEYFPPKEDVILQNEAPTDFYILVTGAVDLLVLKNGVEQVVGEAKTGEICGEIGVLCYRPQLFTVRTKRLSQLLRLNRTTFLNIVQANVGDGTIIMNNLLQHLKDLKDPIMEGVLLETENMLARGRMDLPLSLCFAALRGDDLLLHQLLKRGLDPNESDNNGRTALHIAASKGSENCVLLLLDYEADPNSIDSDGNVPLWEAMLGGHENVIKLLMENHADINSGDVGHFACTAAEQNNLELLKEIVCYGGDVTRQRNNGSTALHVAVCEDNVEIVRFLLDQKADVDKPDVHGWTPRDLADQQGHEEIKCIFQSCKETKAQSIISVAERPQQEVHYLGRFTSEPAIRPITHEVSFEGVDGSGSQNHSRRRTNNFHNSLFGIMSAAHNVEKDILFPPQHTKVFKAPGINSARVTIGCPEKGEVAGKLVLLPSTFQELLDIGEKKFGISPAKVLNKGGAEVEDIEVIRDGDHLVFVSDGGQNTSNQ; from the exons atggcGAGCCATCAACGAAACAGAGGAAGCGGGTTCAAGGTGTCCGTTTGCGGGCAAGAAGAGATAGAGCAGTTGTCAAGAGACGGCAGTCATTACAGTCTCTCTACCGGGGTTCTTCCTTCGCTCGGTGCAAGAAGCAACCGTAGAGTCAAGCTCAGGAGATTCATTGTTTCCCCTTATGATCGTCGTTACAG ggTTTGGGAGACTTATCTTGTGCTTCTGGTCATCTACACAGCTTGGGCTTCACCATTCGAATTTGGATTCCTTAGGAAGCCCCAGCGACCACTTTCCGTCATTGATAATGTTGTGAATGGATTCTTTGCTGTTGATATCATTCTCACTTTCTTTGTGGCTTACCTCGACAAAGCCACCTACCTACTGGTTGACTGTCCAAAGCAGATTGCTTGGAAGTATGCAAGTTCCTGGTTGGTCTTTGATGTCATATCCACAATCCCATCTGAACTTGCTCAGAAGATTTCACCTAAACCGCTCCAGTCTTATGGCTTATTCAACATGCTTCGCCTTTGGCGTCTCAGAAGAGTTAGTGCTTTATTCTCCAG ATTGGAGAAAGATAGGAACTACAATTATTTTTGGGTTCGATGCTGTAAACTTATTTTT GTCACCCTTTTTGCTGTTCACTGTGCTGGATGCTTCTATTATCTTCTGGCTGCTCGTTATCACAACCCCGAGAGAACCTGGATTGGAGCGTCGTTGGGACAAAACTTCCTTGAAAAGAGCCTTTGGATTCGCTATGTGACTTCAATGTACTGGTCTATCACTACGCTAACAACTGTTGGCTATGGTGACCTGCATCCTGTGAATACGAGGGAGATGGTCtttgacattttatttatgcTCTTCAACCTTGGATTGACAGCGTATCTGATTGGTAACATGACCAACTTGGTTGTCCATGGAACTAGCCGAACTAGAAAATTT AGGGACACCATACAAGCTGCCTCAAGTTTTGCTCAGAGGAATCAATTGCCCATTCGTCTGCAAGATCAGATGCTGGCACATTTGTGTTTGAAGTTCAGGACAGATTCGGAGGGACTACAGCAGCAAGAGACTCTTGATTCTCTTCCTAAAGCCATTCGATCTAGCATTTCACACTATCTTTTCTACTCTCTCATGGATAAGGTGTATTTGTTTCGAGGGGTTTCTAATGACCTGCTTTTCCAGCTG gtCTCAGAGATGAAAGCTGAATATTTTCCTCCAAAAGAAGATGTGATTTTGCAGAATGAAGCACCGACAGACTTCTACATTCTTGTGACTGGTGCAgtg GATCTATTGGTCCTCAAGAATGGAGTTGAACAG GTTGTTGGAGAGGCAAAAACTGGTGAAATTTGTGGAGAGATTGGAGTACTATGCTATAGACCACAACTGTTTACTGTGCGGACCAAGCGATTGAGCCAGCTACTACGTCTGAACCGTACCACATTCTTGAATATTGTTCAGGCCAATGTAGGAGATGGGACCATAATCATGAATAATCTCCTTCAG CATTTAAAAGACCTCAAGGATCCTATTATGGAGGGAGTTTTGTTGGAGACAGAGAACATGCTAGCTCGTGGAAGAATGGACCTACCTCTCAGTCTATGTTTTGCTGCACTTAGAGGAGATGATTTATTGTTGCATCAGTTGTTGAAACGGGGCCTTGATCCTAATGAATCAGACAACAATGGAAGAACAGCCCTG CATATAGCAGCATCCAAAGGAAGTGAGAATTGTGTCCTTCTCCTACTGGATTATGAAGCAGATCCTAATAGTATAG ACTCGGATGGGAATGTACCTCTATGGGAGGCGATGCTGGGTGGTCACGAAAACGTGATCAAACTGCTGATGGAAAATCATGCAGACATCAACTCTGGAGATGTGGGACACTTCGCATGCACTGCTGCTGAGCAGAACAACTTGGAGTTGCTTAAGGAAATTGTTTGTTATGGGGGGGATGTCACACGTCAAAGGAACAATGGTTCCACAGCTCTTCATGTTGCAGTTTGTGAAGACAATGTTGAAATAGTCAGATTCCTCTTAGATCAAAAGGCTGATGTTGATAAACCAGATGTCCATGGTTGGACGCCAAGGGATCTAGCTGATCAACAAGGacatgaagaaataaaatgcaTTTTCCAATCTTGTAAAGAGACGAAAGCTCAATCTATCATTTCAGTTGCTGAGAGGCCGCAGCAAGAAGTTCACTACCTTGGGAGGTTCACAAGTGAGCCGGCTATACGTCCGATAACCCATGAAGTCTCTTTCGAAGGTGTAGATGGGTCAGGGAGCCAAAACCATTCAAGGCGTAGGACTAATAACTTCCACAATTCACTATTTGGAATAATGTCTGCCGCCCACAATGTGGAAAAAGATATACTGTTTCCGCCTCAGCACACAAAAGTATTCAAAGCTCCTGGCATTAACTCTGCTAGAGTGACAATCGGTTGTCCAGAAAAGGGAGAAGTTGCAGGGAAGCTTGTGCTGCTTCCCTCTACCTTTCAAGAGCTACTTGACATTGGTGAAAAGAAATTTGGAATCTCGCCTGctaaagttttaaacaaaGGTGGAGCTGAAGTTGAAGATATTGAAGTGATTAGAGACGGTGACCATCTTGTTTTTGTCAGCGATGGTGGCCAAAACACCTCGAACCAGTAG
- the LOC102611287 gene encoding LOW QUALITY PROTEIN: uncharacterized protein LOC102611287 (The sequence of the model RefSeq protein was modified relative to this genomic sequence to represent the inferred CDS: deleted 1 base in 1 codon) produces MKGDLQLEQFSERNPSDADPLLGSQEVSDAPVVSSPSSSSSSEIKDEDIENGSLPCCRICLENDGEPDDELISPCMCKGTQQFVHRACLDHWRSVKEGFAFSHCTTCKAQFHLRVELFEDNSWRKIKFRLFVARDVFFVFLAVQTIIAAMGGFAYLMDKDGAFRNSFSDGWDRILSKHPIPFYYCIGVMAFFVLLGFFGLILHCSSFNTNDPRMAGCQNCCYGWGVLDCFPASMEACFALVIVFVVIFAILGIAYGFLAATMAIQKIWQKHYHILTKKELTKEYVVEDLHGSYTPPKLDSEHEERLKMLKLL; encoded by the exons ATGAAAGGGGATTTACAGCTGGAGCAGTTTTCTGAACGGAACCCTAGCGATGCCGATCCTTTGCTTGGGAGCCAGGAGGTCTCCGACGCGCCTGTTGTAAGTTCGCCTTCGAGCTCCAGCTCCAGTGAAATTAAGGATGAAGATATCGAGAATGGTTCTCTTCCTTGCTGTCGCATTTGCCTCGAAAACGATGGTGAACCAG atgatgaattgatatCTCCATGCATGTGCAAAGGCACTCAACAGTTTGTTCATCGTGCATGTCTTGATCATTGGCGCTCCGTTAAG GAAGGATTTGCA TTTTCGCATTGCACAACCTGCAAAGCCCAATTTCATCTTCGAGTTGAACTTTTTGAGGATAACTCTTGGcgcaaaataaaattcagacTTTTTGTGGCAAGGGatgttttctttgtatttttggcTGTACAAACT ATAATTGCTGCAATGGGTGGCTTTGCATACCTCATGGATAAAGATGGGGCCTTCCGTAATTCATTCAGTGATGGTTGGGATCGTATTCTGTCAAAGCATCCTATaccattttattattgtatag GGGTTATGGCCTTCTTTGTGCTGCTTGGATTTTTTGGGCTCATACTACATTGCTCATCCTTCAATACTAACGACCCACGGATGGCTGGCTGCCAGAACTGCTGCTATGGGTGGGGAGTCTTGGATTGTTTCCCTGCATCTATGGAAGCATGCTTTGCCCTGGTTATCGTTTTTGTTGTCATTTTTGCCATTCTTGGTATAGCTTATGGTTTCCTTGCTGCTACCATGGCTATTCAAAAGATCTGGCAGAAACACTACCATATTCTTACCAAGAAGGAGCTCACAAAG gAGTATGTTGTGGAGGATCTTCATGGCAGTTACACGCCACCAAAATTAGATTCAGAACATGAAGAACGTCTGAAAATGCTTAAGCTTTTGTAG
- the LOC102610989 gene encoding putative EG45-like domain containing protein 1 produces the protein MGPHFCRQRVMEMTRLSSFEQFIAAAGDGIWDNGAICGRQYLVRCISASEPGTCEPEQTIQIRIVDYALQLESTPSVSGTTIVLSETAFRTIANSTATLINVEFQQV, from the exons CGACAACGTGTTATGGAAATGACCCGACTCAGTTCCTTCGAGCAATTTATCGCGGCGGCTGGAGATGGGATATGGGATAATGGGGCCATCTGCGGGAGGCAGTACCTGGTGAGATGCATAAGCGCCTCGGAGCCCGGAACCTGTGAACCTGAGCAGACTATTCAAATCAGGATCGTTGATTACGCTCTTCAATTGGAATCTACACCGTCTGTTTCCGGCACGACCATTGTTTTGTCCGAAACTGCCTTCAGGACTATTGCCAATTCAACTGCCACTCTGATCAACGTAGAATTTCAACA GGTATGA